TTGGTGGTCGGTACCGGCGATCCCGCGACCGAAATCATCCGCCAAGTGATCATGGCTGAGATTGATTTGGTGATCAAAAATGCCGATGGTGCTTCGGCTCTTGGGGGGATGTTCGGAAGCGTGGCACGGTCGCTACTGCGGATGTGTCCGTGCCCGGTTTGGTTGCTTAAACCTGAAATTCACGGCCAATTTGACCGGGTCCTCGCCGCGATCGATTTGGACGCGGATGAGCCGGACCACCAGAAACTCAATCAAGACATTCTCGAACTCGCGTTGTCAATCGCACAATCCGAACAGGCTCAACTGCATCTTGTCGCCGCTTGGGGATTGTGGATGGAAGGTCCGCTGCGAAAACGGATGGGCGACGAAACGGTGGACCAAATGGTGACGCTGCAGCAAATGAAGGTGCGTCGTTCGCTCGACGAATTGATCCCCCACGGAAGGTACGACGACCATCGGATTCAAATTCACTTGCATCAAGGCGATCCATCGGAAGTCATTCGCAGTGTTGCCGATACGATCGAAGCCGATTTGATGGTGATGGGCACCGTCTGTCGCACCGGTGTGTCCGGCGCGTTGGTGGGAAATACCGCCGATACCATTTTCTCAGAACTTAGCTGCTCGATGCTTGCCATCAAGCCCGCGGGATTCCTTTCCCCCGTCCAGATTGCCGCTCGTGTTTGACGCCTTGCCCTGCTCCCGCACGACCTCCTTTCTGGTGGGGCGGATGGCGTCAGACGGTTTCCCCTTGTTTTCACTTCCGTTGTTCCACTTTTGAGTGCTTCGATGAGTATTGATCTAGCGACCCACTACGGCGGTCTAACGCTGCGTTCACCCATTGTCGTCGGAGCATGTCCGCTATCGACCGATGATCACATGCGAGCAAGGTTGCAAGCCGCCGGGGCCGGTGCAATTGTCTTGCCCTCAATTTTTGAGGAACAGGTGATTGATTGGACAAAGAAAGTGGGACGTCCCATCACCTACCGTGAAAGAAAGCTGCTCGCGCGAAGTGAGCGTCTGAAAATTCGATCGACCTGTACCGATGCCGACGGCTACCTAGCGTTAGTCAAACGAGCGACTTCGCAATTGGACATTCCGGTGATCGCCAGTATGAATGGATACGCGGCAAACGGCTGGCTCGATTACGCGGGCGAGTTACAAGAAGCCGATGCGGCGGCCATCGAATTGAATGTGCATCATCCGCCCGTCAATGAATACTCCGGATCAGGGCAAATCGAAGAGTCGATTGTGGCGGCTATCGAAGAAATTGATCAAGCCATCGCCATCCCGCTGTTTGTCAAAATCGAGCGTATCGGCGTTAGTTTGCCTCATCTGGCCCGACGTGTCTGTTCGGGCGCCAGCGGTTTTGTGGTGTACGGTAGGGGACCCGACACCGATATCTGTCTCGAGAATTTGAAATTGAAATCGATGTGGAGTCTGACGTCGCCGGGATCGGCAATCCAATTGATCGATCCAATCATGCGAATCCATTCAAATTGTCCTGCGATGTCGATTGCCGCCAGCGGAGGAATTGCCAGCAGCGAAGATGTGATCAAGGTGCTGTTGGCGGGAGCCGATGTGGCGATGGTGACCAGCGAGTTGTATCGCTCCGGGCCCGACGTGATCGGAAAACTCATCGACGGTCTGGTTGAGTTTATGAAGCAACATCAATTCAATTCGATCAATGATCTTCAACTCAATCGTCCGATCGAGTTTGCGGACGAGGAAGCACGTGTTCATTACGTCGCTGCGCTTTCGGCACGGCTCAGTGTCGTTCGTCCCAACGCATTCGGTGAATAACCCTCATCAATGTTGGAAACACGATTGCCAAAGCGCGAAGGGATCACAACACCGGCGGTAACGGAGGACCCGCGGCGAGCGAACTCATCATGCACAACATGGGGACGCGTTCGTTTGCATTTACGACTTGTTTTCGACAGCCGTAGTCTGCTTCGTTGGTGCGTTCTGAGTTGACGGCTTGCGAATCGCATCCACTTCTTCGGTCAAATCGATGCCGACCGGACACCATGTGATGCACCGCCCACAACCCGTGCAGCCGATCGTGTCGAATTGGTCCTGCCATGTCGCTAACTTGTGCGTCAGCCATTGGCGATATCGACTGCGGATATCGTTGCGAACGGTGCCGCCGGCGGTGTAACTAAAGTCAAGGTTGAAGCACGAGTCCCATTGGCGAACGCGGGTGACGTCGTGCTGGTCCAAATCGCTGACCTCGTTGACGGTCGAGCAAAAACAGGTGGGGCAAACCATTGTGCAATTGGTGCACGACAAGCAACGGGCGGCAACCTCGTCCCAGTGCGGATGTTCAAGATTGTCAAGCAAATCGTCGTGAATATTCCGCGTATCCATCTGCTTGCGGATCGCCTGTTTTGCTTTTTCTAACTCGTTTGCGGCCGCTTGCCTTTGGTCCCCATCTGCAAGACTCAATTCGAGTTCGGCAATGATGGTTTGCCCTTCGTCGCTCTGAGACTCGACACAAAAACCTTCGTCCGTTTCGGTCAATGCAATGTCGAACCCCGCTTCACAGTGGGGACCAGTGTTCATCGACGTGCAAAAGCAGGTGGCTGCGGCGGTAGAGCATTGAACCGCGACGATCAGGGCAGATTCTCGCCGTCGCGAATAAACGGGGTCGACAAAATCGTCATTCAAAAATACCCGGTCTTGGATTTTGATTGCGGCGAGATCACAGCCGCGGACGCCGAACAACGCAAGCTTTTCAGGAGGGTCGATCTTGCTCGAAAACTGCCATCCGTCATTGGTCAGCTTCGCACCGCTGAGTTCTTGCCACGCGGGGAATAGATACTTTTTCCACGAATCGGGGCTCGAATTGAATTCGAATTGCCGCTGGTGATGTGTGTTTTGAATTTGGTAGGTGGCGGGCGACTGCGTGTCGGTCCATCCCGTCGGCAACTGGTCCACGTGGTCAAGCGTGTCGTAGATGATCGCGCCGCTTCGCACCACCGGACCGACCACCCGGTATCCCCGGCGATGCATTGCATCGATCAGTTGTTGTAACTGCGTTCGCGGCAACCACCACATTTCGCGTTCGGCGGGCTGGTTCATTCCATCGTACCCTGCGGTTGGTAGAACAAATCGAGTAGTTGCAAGCGAGTCGCCACCAATCGCTTCGAAAGTGATTTGGCGATCGTGTACATCACCTTGTAACCAATGTCGTGGTTTTGTTCACAAAGCTGTGAAAGCGCAGCCGCATCAAATGCAATCAAGGTCGTTTCGAGCGTGGCAACCGCGGTGGCGGTCATGCGTTGATCGCCCAGCACGGCGGACCACCCCAACAAATCGCCGGGGCCGGCCGTTAACATCGCCTTGGCTCCGGCTCGCGCCGACGACATCTCTAACCGCACTCGGCCTTCTTTGATCCAGTAGATCTTGGCGTGGACTTCGCCTTCACGAAACAGTAACCGCTGAGCAGGGTAAGTCTCTAGCGACGCTAAATCCGCCAACGGCTGAATCAAAAACGGAGAGCCTTCGCTATCGAGTCCGATCGTGTCGAGGTTTTTCTGGCTCATCGAAAAAAGACCCCCGCGAATAGGCGATCTGCGAATTGGAACGCAACACGTCGGGTTAACGCAAAGCAAATGCCAAGTCAGATCGCTTACGCCAAGCAAACGCAAAATGCAAACGCTCGCGATCACCACACGGTACAATAGAGGTATTACACGCCGACAAGCCGGCCCGGCAGATCGACTCATTCAATCGATCCCGTGGGATTCTGGACTGCATACTCGGTGCGGTGAGTGTGCATTTCGTCACAACGTCGTGCCAGATCGTCATGCTTGGTTGTTGTGCACGAGAACTCATGGTTGGGTCGTGTCGATCGTCGTGCGGCGTCAATGCCGGACATGTTACTCACCAGGTGTCAATCAATGGGCGTTCATCGTTGCAGCGACCAAGAGCCTCGCGGGATCTTTCAATCCGCGTCATGACACACTCATTCGCGAGTGGCTTTTTCGGCAATGGTACGGACTTTGCCTAGTGACATGATGACGCTAGCGGTGGGACTTTGATCGTGGATTTCACCTCGCCGGGGGCCCGTGCAATCAAACCAGGCCCGTGCAATGAAACCAGGCCCGTGCAATGAAACCAGGCCCGTGCAATGAAACCAGGCCCGTGCAATCAAACAGACTCGGTTGAATTCACGTTCAGCCAAGGCCTTTTTAGACAGGCCTTTTCGACAGGCCGTCTTACACCAAGGCCGTTAGACCAAAGTGCCCTTTCGACTAAAGGAGCGTGCGATGACCAAATTAGCAAGTTGCGACGAAGCGGTAGGAGATTGGATGTCCAAATCGATCTCGTCCGTCCAACGTGATTCGACGGTCCGCGATGTTTTAGAGTTAATGAAAACCGGAAACTT
The nucleotide sequence above comes from Novipirellula caenicola. Encoded proteins:
- a CDS encoding cyclic nucleotide-binding domain-containing protein — protein: MSQKNLDTIGLDSEGSPFLIQPLADLASLETYPAQRLLFREGEVHAKIYWIKEGRVRLEMSSARAGAKAMLTAGPGDLLGWSAVLGDQRMTATAVATLETTLIAFDAAALSQLCEQNHDIGYKVMYTIAKSLSKRLVATRLQLLDLFYQPQGTME
- a CDS encoding universal stress protein; translation: MKRFKRILCYIGTDVNEAALSRAVSLAIQNEASLTIMDVIKPVPKGIAMVDHETEADELQRIMVHDHEQALLARMAEYADTAVPIELVVGTGDPATEIIRQVIMAEIDLVIKNADGASALGGMFGSVARSLLRMCPCPVWLLKPEIHGQFDRVLAAIDLDADEPDHQKLNQDILELALSIAQSEQAQLHLVAAWGLWMEGPLRKRMGDETVDQMVTLQQMKVRRSLDELIPHGRYDDHRIQIHLHQGDPSEVIRSVADTIEADLMVMGTVCRTGVSGALVGNTADTIFSELSCSMLAIKPAGFLSPVQIAARV
- a CDS encoding dihydroorotate dehydrogenase, which gives rise to MSIDLATHYGGLTLRSPIVVGACPLSTDDHMRARLQAAGAGAIVLPSIFEEQVIDWTKKVGRPITYRERKLLARSERLKIRSTCTDADGYLALVKRATSQLDIPVIASMNGYAANGWLDYAGELQEADAAAIELNVHHPPVNEYSGSGQIEESIVAAIEEIDQAIAIPLFVKIERIGVSLPHLARRVCSGASGFVVYGRGPDTDICLENLKLKSMWSLTSPGSAIQLIDPIMRIHSNCPAMSIAASGGIASSEDVIKVLLAGADVAMVTSELYRSGPDVIGKLIDGLVEFMKQHQFNSINDLQLNRPIEFADEEARVHYVAALSARLSVVRPNAFGE
- a CDS encoding 4Fe-4S dicluster domain-containing protein — protein: MNQPAEREMWWLPRTQLQQLIDAMHRRGYRVVGPVVRSGAIIYDTLDHVDQLPTGWTDTQSPATYQIQNTHHQRQFEFNSSPDSWKKYLFPAWQELSGAKLTNDGWQFSSKIDPPEKLALFGVRGCDLAAIKIQDRVFLNDDFVDPVYSRRRESALIVAVQCSTAAATCFCTSMNTGPHCEAGFDIALTETDEGFCVESQSDEGQTIIAELELSLADGDQRQAAANELEKAKQAIRKQMDTRNIHDDLLDNLEHPHWDEVAARCLSCTNCTMVCPTCFCSTVNEVSDLDQHDVTRVRQWDSCFNLDFSYTAGGTVRNDIRSRYRQWLTHKLATWQDQFDTIGCTGCGRCITWCPVGIDLTEEVDAIRKPSTQNAPTKQTTAVENKS